The Candidatus Nitrosoglobus terrae genome segment CGCAGTCGCTTTGGTGTTTCGACAGCGGAATAATAATCCAAAAAAATAAGATTTTTAACCTCTCTATGGAGCTGCTTAAGTACGCTAGGGTTAATCGTGGCGCTCTTTCCTGAGATATTCTCTAATAATACCTGCTGTAAATTAAGGCTAGCTTGCTGAATCCGATGAGAATAATTCATATAGGCATGTACCCGCTCTAAATGGCGTACATTCCGCTCTATCATTCCTCCTAGAAGAATCAAGCTAAAAAGCAACAGCCCAAGCATCCCCATCCATCGCAACTGAATAGCACGATGGATTAAGCTTTTCATGTAGGGGACATTTCTTCTATAAGTAAGAATTAAGTTAGATAATTAGACTAGAATAATTATTTAATTTACTGAAAATTATAATGGATATCAAATAGAAAATTTTGGGTAAACAAAGAATGGCCACCAGGGGTTTCTGAGCGAACATATTGGCCTAAATAACCTAAGGTAAAACTAAGCTCATCTGTGGCTTTGACTATCAATCCCCCCATTGCCCAATTTTGGTTAAAGCCGGATCTACCGGTGACTGCGGTTTTATTAAGATTAAACCAGACTTCGTCAGATAGATAGACAGCTAATCGCCCACCCGTACCCGGAATAGGGTGGCTAATACCGCCCAATTGCCGAACTTGCATCCCTAGGTTTCCTATATCGGCACCGGTAGTAGACACATCGAACACTTCCTGTGTCCGGGTACGCATTGTACCCACAAAACCGCTCTTACCAAAAATATGATCCGTCCAGAGGAAATCTTGGTAAGGACGGGCATCCATGCTATGGGTGCCGTTTAAATTTTTGTTCCAAAATTGGCTATATCCAAACCACCAGCTGGTATGGGCAGTTGCTTTATAACCAAAAGATACCCAGAAAAGATTCTGGGAGAGTCGGGGTGAAAAACCAGCATTTGGATCAATAACGTGTGCGTCATCTCGGGTTCGGGCCTGATCTTCGATAAACCAGTTCCATTTATCATTAACTTTTCCAGTTAGCGTAAGACTGGTCCAAGTACCAAACATACTATCCGTGGGAGTCTCTGCCAAAGCTGAAGTGCTGACCACCAATGAAGCAAGTATTAGGGCAGGAAAGAGATGTGTTTTCATCATAAATAGTTTCTTCTTAAATAATAGTCATTGACATACTCCCACCACTCACCTAAGTGATGGAGTCTTTGCAACCTGTACAAACTTACCGCTTGTACCTTTCAACATCGCACTCGCACCGACAACTATCCCAATGTAGGAACTCTTTATACACTACTGTGTCCCACTATATCGGCTAACATAAAAATAGCATCAACCAATATCAGCAAGCTCACCGCTTACTACTGTGCTATCCATCTCCATCTAAACTTCGTTATACATGGAGAATCCCGCACTTTAGTTAAAAACAGAACATCAGTATAAAACCTATGCTATTTTTATGCCAAATTTTTAGTATTAGTAACCTATTGGTTTTTAATTAAAAAAATTAGTGATATAAAATTAAAATTAATAAATTGGTTTATTTACCCCTCCATTGGTTTATTTAAACTATCTTTGCTTGACACTTGCGTTAAATTGATAGGTTGTACGAGGGCATTAAATCTTTCAGAAGATAAAATTCCTAACTCTAAACAGGCTTGTTTAAGGGATATCTCTTTATCTAAGGCATAGTGAGCAACTTTAGCGGCTCTATCGTAGCCGATCTCAGGTGTAAGCGCGGTAACAAGCATTAAGGATTGGCTGACATAGTGGGCAATCTTTGATCGATTTGCTTTCAAACCTGTTACTAGAAAACGAGTAAAATTATCACAACTATCTGTTAACAAGGTCACTGATTGAAGTAAATTATAGATGATCATTGGCTTAAACACATTAAGCTCAAAATTTCCTTGCGAGCCTGCAATCCCAATAGCAGTATCGTTGCCTATAACTTGAACTGCTACC includes the following:
- a CDS encoding DUF2490 domain-containing protein, translating into MMKTHLFPALILASLVVSTSALAETPTDSMFGTWTSLTLTGKVNDKWNWFIEDQARTRDDAHVIDPNAGFSPRLSQNLFWVSFGYKATAHTSWWFGYSQFWNKNLNGTHSMDARPYQDFLWTDHIFGKSGFVGTMRTRTQEVFDVSTTGADIGNLGMQVRQLGGISHPIPGTGGRLAVYLSDEVWFNLNKTAVTGRSGFNQNWAMGGLIVKATDELSFTLGYLGQYVRSETPGGHSLFTQNFLFDIHYNFQ